A single region of the Lotus japonicus ecotype B-129 chromosome 4, LjGifu_v1.2 genome encodes:
- the LOC130712362 gene encoding uncharacterized protein LOC130712362, with amino-acid sequence MRFSDHWVQLAMQCVRTATFYALVNGRPSPIFTPQRGLKQGDPLSPYLFILCVLFFSRATVEEENVIGSILEFYEVAFGQKIDIEKSQLSFSRNVPSTIVDELVELLGVKAMESYEKYFGLPTIIVKLKSQVFAFVNDRAWKKLKGWKEKVLFKRGGRFLSNRWSNLSPPMG; translated from the exons ATGAGGTTCTCTGACCATTGGGTTCAGTTGGCTATGCAATGTGTGCGGACTGCGACTTTTTATGCATTGGTTAATGGACGACCATCCCCTATCTTCACTCCGCAGCGGGGGTTGAAGCAGGGTGATCCGTTGTCTCCATACTTGTTTATTCTCTGtg TGTTATTTTTTTCCCGGGCTACCGTTGAGGAGGAAAATGTGATTGGGTCGATTTTGGAATTTTATGAGGTTGCTTTTGGCCAGAAAATTGATATTGAAAAATCTCAGCTTTCTTTTAGCCGTAATGTGCCTAGTACCATAGTTGATGAGCTTGTGGAGCTTTTGGGTGTGAAGGCAATGGAAAGTTATGAGAAGTATTTCGGGCTTCCTACCATTATTGTTAAGTTAAAGTCTCAGGTATTTGCTTTTGTCAATGATAGGGCATGGAAGAAGTTGAAGGGTTGGAAGGAGAAGGTTTTGTTCAAACGGGGAGGGAGATTCTTATCAAATCGGTGGTCCAATCTATCCCCGCCTATGGGATGA